In Bacillus cereus ATCC 14579, a single window of DNA contains:
- a CDS encoding sigma-70 family RNA polymerase sigma factor — MKPATFKEAVVLYEGMIVNQIKKLGIRKDYEEYYQCGLIGLWHAYERFDEKKGYFPAYAVVTVRGYILERLKKEFAVQERCVCVGEYEDIFHFEDVEIRVKDFMSVLDEKEKYIIFERFFVGKTMGEIALETEMTYYQVRWMYRQALEKMRDSVKG, encoded by the coding sequence GTGAAGCCAGCGACTTTTAAAGAGGCAGTTGTTTTGTATGAAGGGATGATTGTAAATCAAATAAAGAAATTAGGTATTCGTAAAGATTATGAAGAGTATTATCAATGTGGTTTAATCGGTCTTTGGCATGCGTATGAAAGATTTGATGAAAAGAAGGGGTATTTCCCTGCATATGCAGTTGTAACGGTGCGAGGTTATATATTAGAGAGATTGAAGAAAGAGTTCGCAGTGCAGGAGAGATGTGTATGTGTAGGAGAGTATGAGGATATCTTTCATTTTGAGGACGTTGAAATAAGAGTGAAGGATTTTATGAGCGTGTTAGATGAGAAGGAGAAGTATATTATTTTTGAACGTTTTTTTGTAGGGAAGACGATGGGAGAAATCGCTTTAGAGACGGAAATGACATATTATCAAGTAAGATGGATGTATCGGCAAGCACTCGAGAAAATGCGAGATAGTGTAAAAGGATAA
- a CDS encoding ABC transporter permease encodes MSLLDSIKIALSSILAHKLRSALTMLGIIIGVGSIITVVAIGQGGEAMLKSKFAGSGGNNLMPIQFKTDINDEFAIGGFEIPKLTEEDILEVKQVKDVSHVITTNSTTETLDVNDKKARLNVIGLDNEYFAVNKVKVVKGRSLNESDISHANNVVMISTKTEETLFKDVNPVGQIIEMKGQPMQIIGVYTSDNEFMGFEMEEALIPLTLWPVLYGTDDIQNIAIQAKNVDNLEAAGKRAVDVLNSRKPSEIPGKYELVNLKELQENVSKVTSIMTMIIGGIAGISLVVGGIGVMNIMLVSVTERTREIGIRKALGATRSKILLQFLIEAVMLTLLGGLIGIGLGYGGAYIVSTFAKWPPLVSWEVVVGGVLFSMTLGIIFGLIPANKAAKLDPIEALRYE; translated from the coding sequence ATGAGTTTACTAGATAGTATAAAAATTGCCTTATCTTCTATTTTAGCTCATAAACTACGTTCTGCTCTTACGATGCTCGGTATTATTATCGGGGTAGGTTCGATTATTACTGTCGTTGCAATTGGGCAAGGCGGGGAAGCGATGTTGAAGTCGAAATTCGCAGGTTCTGGTGGTAATAACCTTATGCCAATTCAATTTAAAACAGATATTAATGATGAATTTGCTATAGGTGGATTTGAAATACCGAAGTTAACGGAAGAGGATATTTTGGAAGTAAAACAAGTGAAAGATGTTTCACACGTTATTACAACAAATTCGACAACAGAGACACTTGATGTAAATGATAAAAAAGCAAGGCTGAATGTTATTGGACTTGATAATGAATATTTTGCGGTTAATAAAGTAAAGGTTGTAAAGGGCCGCTCCTTAAATGAATCAGATATTTCTCACGCGAATAACGTTGTGATGATTAGCACAAAAACAGAGGAAACGTTATTTAAGGACGTAAACCCAGTTGGACAAATTATTGAGATGAAGGGACAGCCAATGCAAATTATTGGTGTGTATACATCAGATAATGAATTTATGGGATTTGAAATGGAAGAAGCGTTAATTCCTCTTACGTTATGGCCTGTTTTATACGGGACAGATGATATTCAAAATATCGCAATTCAAGCTAAAAATGTAGACAATTTAGAAGCAGCAGGGAAACGAGCTGTTGATGTATTAAATAGTCGTAAGCCAAGTGAAATCCCAGGTAAATATGAACTGGTGAATTTAAAAGAACTCCAAGAAAATGTTTCTAAAGTAACTAGCATCATGACGATGATTATCGGTGGTATCGCTGGTATTTCATTAGTCGTTGGTGGTATTGGTGTTATGAATATCATGCTCGTATCTGTAACGGAGCGTACGCGCGAAATTGGGATACGTAAAGCGCTTGGAGCAACGCGTAGTAAAATTTTATTACAGTTTTTAATTGAAGCTGTTATGTTAACACTTTTAGGTGGTTTAATCGGAATTGGTCTTGGGTATGGCGGAGCATATATCGTTTCTACATTCGCAAAATGGCCACCGCTCGTTTCGTGGGAAGTTGTCGTTGGAGGCGTACTGTTCTCGATGACACTCGGTATTATTTTCGGATTAATTCCAGCAAATAAAGCTGCGAAATTAGATCCAATTGAAGCATTGCGTTATGAGTAA
- a CDS encoding competence protein ComK — translation MNDENNIIISSSTMMLVPYNHPYYRTKLIDSSGNHLYSCQTALQLIQKSCLTNIHSTYQGRRNAVKTKFKFKQNVPIPINHREYICAFPTESPASPNCIWLFFKHVHTIEFFKKAKRAKIHFSNGATVTIQISPHKLSQQLWKAGYVLSQMNMQDSSP, via the coding sequence GATGCTTGTTCCATACAATCACCCTTATTATCGTACAAAACTTATCGACAGTAGCGGAAACCATCTTTACTCCTGTCAAACTGCTCTCCAACTTATACAGAAATCTTGTCTAACAAATATTCATTCTACTTATCAAGGGAGACGTAATGCTGTAAAAACAAAATTTAAATTTAAACAAAACGTTCCAATTCCGATCAATCATAGAGAATATATTTGTGCTTTCCCAACAGAATCTCCTGCTTCTCCAAATTGTATTTGGCTTTTCTTCAAACATGTTCATACAATAGAGTTTTTCAAAAAAGCTAAACGAGCTAAAATTCATTTTTCAAACGGAGCTACCGTAACGATACAAATTAGTCCCCATAAGTTAAGCCAGCAATTATGGAAAGCTGGATATGTATTATCCCAAATGAACATGCAAGATTCATCACCTTAA
- a CDS encoding Yip1 family protein, whose product MEANINTQDVGVKKPSLLGMITSPGVQFERMKTSNAVWGAFWLLVLLGGLIGGFAAYVYSLTPEAIELNKELGVTVSAGMTYGMGFGVGALGMGFSFLLSAVVYKVLMVFMSNDTSYKKLLAITVYSSVISLIGVLINIILAYILGGSGQEMYTGLGPIFASSSGVVKGIVSKFEVFTIWGYVVTWLGLQITAGLTKKQATIITIVFFVLTLGIGALQGMFQ is encoded by the coding sequence ATGGAAGCAAATATTAATACGCAAGATGTAGGCGTGAAGAAGCCATCATTATTAGGAATGATTACTTCTCCTGGAGTGCAGTTCGAAAGAATGAAAACGAGTAATGCAGTTTGGGGAGCGTTTTGGCTACTTGTTTTATTAGGTGGACTTATTGGGGGATTTGCTGCTTATGTATATTCTCTAACACCTGAAGCAATTGAGCTCAATAAGGAGTTAGGTGTTACTGTTTCAGCTGGAATGACATATGGTATGGGATTCGGTGTAGGTGCTCTTGGTATGGGATTTAGTTTCTTACTAAGTGCTGTAGTGTATAAAGTATTAATGGTGTTTATGAGCAATGATACTTCTTATAAAAAATTATTGGCGATTACTGTATATTCAAGTGTTATTTCATTAATTGGTGTATTAATAAATATAATTTTAGCTTATATTTTAGGTGGATCGGGTCAAGAAATGTACACTGGCCTAGGACCAATTTTCGCCTCGAGTAGTGGTGTTGTAAAAGGTATTGTAAGTAAATTTGAAGTGTTTACAATTTGGGGATATGTAGTTACATGGCTAGGTCTTCAAATTACAGCAGGTTTGACTAAAAAGCAGGCAACAATTATTACTATTGTTTTCTTTGTTTTAACTCTTGGAATCGGAGCTTTACAAGGTATGTTCCAATAA